A DNA window from Robbsia sp. KACC 23696 contains the following coding sequences:
- the pcaF gene encoding 3-oxoadipyl-CoA thiolase, translating into MSEVFICDAVRTPVGRYGGVLSSIRADDLGAVPLKALIARYPNADWSAIDDVIFGCANQAGEDNRNVARMSSLLAGLPLTVPGTTMNRLCGSGMDAVGTAARAIRSGEANFMIAGGVESMSRAPFVMGKATSAFSRSAGLEDTTIGWRFVNPLMKQQYGVDAMPETAENVADDYKVSRADQDAFALRSQQKAAAAQAAGWFDAEMVPVFVPQKKGDPVAVNRDEHPRETSLEALAKLKPIVRADGTVTAGNASGVNDGAAALILASASAAKEYGFTPRARILGMATAGVAPRVMGIGPVPATQKLLARLQMTQQQFDLIELNEAFASQGLAVLRELGIADDDARVNPQGGAIALGHPLGMSGARLVTTAVHQLARTGGRYALCTMCIGVGQGIAIAIERV; encoded by the coding sequence ATGAGCGAAGTCTTTATTTGTGATGCAGTACGCACGCCGGTAGGCCGCTACGGTGGCGTGTTGTCGTCGATCCGCGCGGACGATCTCGGCGCCGTGCCGTTGAAGGCCTTGATCGCGCGTTATCCGAATGCCGATTGGTCGGCGATCGATGATGTGATCTTCGGCTGTGCGAATCAGGCCGGCGAGGACAATCGTAACGTCGCGCGCATGTCGTCGCTGCTGGCCGGCTTGCCGCTGACGGTGCCGGGCACGACGATGAATCGCCTGTGCGGCTCGGGGATGGATGCCGTTGGCACTGCCGCACGCGCGATCCGGTCCGGCGAGGCGAACTTCATGATCGCGGGCGGTGTCGAGAGCATGAGTCGCGCGCCCTTCGTCATGGGCAAGGCGACCAGCGCGTTTTCGCGCAGTGCCGGCTTGGAGGACACGACCATCGGCTGGCGCTTCGTGAACCCGCTGATGAAGCAGCAATACGGTGTGGACGCGATGCCGGAAACGGCGGAAAACGTCGCCGACGACTACAAGGTCAGTCGCGCGGACCAGGATGCCTTTGCATTGCGCAGCCAGCAGAAGGCGGCTGCGGCGCAGGCGGCCGGATGGTTCGACGCCGAGATGGTGCCGGTGTTCGTGCCGCAAAAGAAAGGCGATCCGGTGGCGGTCAACCGCGACGAACATCCGCGCGAAACCAGCCTGGAAGCGCTCGCAAAATTGAAGCCGATCGTGCGCGCCGACGGCACCGTCACTGCCGGGAATGCATCGGGTGTCAACGACGGCGCGGCCGCGTTGATCCTCGCATCGGCGTCCGCCGCGAAGGAATATGGGTTCACGCCGCGCGCGCGGATCCTGGGTATGGCGACCGCGGGCGTCGCGCCTCGTGTGATGGGAATTGGTCCGGTACCGGCAACGCAAAAACTGCTCGCGCGGTTGCAGATGACGCAGCAGCAATTCGATCTGATCGAATTGAACGAAGCATTCGCCAGCCAAGGTCTGGCCGTGCTGCGGGAACTGGGGATTGCCGATGACGATGCACGCGTCAATCCGCAAGGCGGCGCGATTGCATTGGGCCATCCCCTGGGCATGAGTGGCGCGCGGCTCGTGACCACGGCGGTACACCAGCTCGCACGCACCGGCGGTCGCTACGCCTTGTGTACGATGTGCATCGGTGTGGGCCAAGGCATCGCCATCGCGATCGAGCGCGTCTGA
- a CDS encoding metallophosphoesterase has translation MRSFFLRVVTIGVLLHAYVGFRLIPALPGNAAAHTAMALWLVFSCLIVPVGMRRRDGGAQGLRAFATWVGLLEMGFFSFLLTLTLIRDVVLLVYAVIAAMPFSFAAALQTALPVDVAVRTTAETVIALAILMLLTGIYNARRRAPVIDVEIPIANLPAALHGFTIAQLSDIHVGPTIRKRYLDPIVDAVNALNADMVAITGDIVDGSVPALKAHTAPLSRLKGKHGVYLVTGNHEYYAGADAWVAEFRRLGLHVLMNEHVVLKQGDASMVLGGVTDFSASHFGNMHKSDPAKAMSGAPADAALRLLLAHQPRTGAAAEKAGFDVQLSGHTHGGQFFPWNFAVRVQQPFTAGLVRSGAMWMYISRGTGYWGPPVRFAAPSEITRIRLVPAPIKP, from the coding sequence ATGCGCAGTTTTTTTCTTCGTGTCGTCACCATCGGCGTGCTGCTGCATGCCTACGTCGGCTTCCGTCTGATTCCCGCTCTCCCCGGCAACGCCGCTGCACACACGGCGATGGCGCTATGGCTGGTCTTCTCCTGCTTGATCGTCCCGGTCGGCATGCGTCGACGCGACGGCGGCGCGCAAGGACTGCGCGCATTTGCAACATGGGTCGGCCTGCTGGAAATGGGATTTTTCTCATTTCTACTGACGCTCACGCTTATCCGTGACGTCGTGCTGCTCGTCTACGCGGTCATCGCCGCGATGCCGTTCTCGTTTGCTGCCGCTTTGCAGACCGCGCTGCCGGTGGACGTCGCCGTGCGCACCACCGCCGAGACGGTCATTGCACTGGCGATCCTGATGCTGCTGACGGGTATCTACAATGCGCGGCGGCGTGCCCCGGTGATCGACGTCGAGATCCCGATCGCCAATCTGCCCGCCGCGCTGCACGGTTTCACCATCGCGCAATTGAGCGATATCCACGTCGGCCCGACCATTCGCAAGCGCTATCTGGATCCGATCGTCGATGCGGTCAACGCCCTGAATGCCGATATGGTCGCGATCACCGGCGATATCGTCGACGGCAGCGTGCCGGCGCTGAAGGCGCATACAGCCCCGCTATCACGCTTGAAAGGCAAGCACGGCGTCTATCTGGTCACCGGCAACCACGAGTACTATGCGGGCGCCGACGCCTGGGTGGCCGAGTTCCGGCGTCTGGGTCTGCATGTACTGATGAACGAGCACGTCGTGCTGAAACAAGGCGACGCATCGATGGTGCTGGGTGGCGTGACCGATTTCAGCGCCAGCCATTTCGGCAATATGCACAAGAGCGATCCAGCGAAGGCCATGTCCGGCGCGCCGGCCGACGCGGCGCTCCGCCTGCTGCTCGCCCATCAACCGCGCACCGGCGCCGCGGCGGAAAAAGCGGGTTTCGACGTGCAACTGTCCGGCCATACGCACGGCGGCCAGTTCTTTCCGTGGAATTTCGCTGTACGCGTCCAGCAGCCGTTCACCGCCGGCTTGGTACGCAGCGGCGCCATGTGGATGTATATCAGCAGGGGAACCGGCTATTGGGGCCCGCCGGTGCGATTTGCCGCGCCGTCGGAAATCACGCGCATCCGTCTGGTGCCCGCCCCCATCAAACCTTAA
- a CDS encoding RNA-binding S4 domain-containing protein has product MDIFTFALSTEHIALNDLLKVTGVAPSGGVAKMLIAEGQVRVDGKVELRKTCKIRAGQTVQFNQAKIVVTA; this is encoded by the coding sequence ATGGACATCTTTACGTTTGCCCTAAGCACCGAGCACATCGCTTTGAACGACCTTTTGAAGGTCACCGGCGTTGCGCCCAGTGGCGGCGTTGCCAAGATGTTGATAGCAGAAGGGCAGGTGCGCGTGGACGGTAAAGTCGAACTGCGCAAAACGTGCAAAATCCGCGCAGGGCAGACCGTGCAATTCAATCAAGCGAAGATCGTCGTGACTGCGTGA
- a CDS encoding DUF445 domain-containing protein, translated as MPVLPENDQKLKTMKRLATSLLVVAAALLALSKYHHDTGGWAWLSAFAEASMVGALADWFAVVALFRRPLGLPIPHTAILPSNKPRVADALAVFVRDKFLGTEALLAKIPALDPAAALAGWLREPKQAQVAADKLSEGIAVFVRSFDDTALKESLAGLIRERARDVDVSGAVGQLLDLFTENRRHQSLLDEGIKRAALWLDDPAVQAYFANRIVAVAGEEYPTLISALGLFGVKTEDVGVKLAGALVRGFHVYLHEISENPEHERRQAFDAAVFGFIDKLKQDEGFLERIDEAKLALLRSPALSAHIDRVWESAREHLLLGLTTPGSSLRAGLTDALATFGDTLLSSRSWCDALNAQCAQFVAAIAPALRETVANHIAQTVRQWDDAVLVQEVERSVGSDLQYIRINGTIVGGLAGVAIHAVTTIFA; from the coding sequence ATGCCAGTATTGCCCGAAAACGACCAAAAACTGAAGACGATGAAGCGCCTGGCCACCAGCTTGTTGGTGGTGGCGGCCGCGCTGCTCGCCTTGTCCAAATATCACCATGACACGGGCGGCTGGGCGTGGCTGAGCGCCTTTGCCGAGGCGTCGATGGTCGGCGCGCTCGCCGACTGGTTCGCCGTGGTGGCCTTGTTCCGCCGGCCATTGGGGCTGCCCATTCCGCATACGGCGATACTGCCGAGCAACAAGCCGCGCGTGGCCGATGCATTGGCGGTCTTCGTCCGCGACAAGTTTCTCGGCACTGAAGCCTTGCTCGCCAAGATTCCGGCCCTCGATCCCGCCGCGGCCCTGGCCGGATGGCTGCGCGAGCCGAAGCAGGCGCAGGTGGCGGCGGACAAGTTATCGGAGGGGATTGCGGTGTTCGTGCGGTCGTTCGACGATACGGCGCTGAAGGAATCGTTGGCTGGCTTGATACGTGAGCGGGCGCGCGACGTCGACGTCAGCGGTGCGGTAGGCCAGCTCCTTGACCTGTTCACCGAAAACCGTCGCCACCAATCGCTGCTGGACGAAGGCATCAAACGGGCTGCGCTGTGGCTCGACGATCCGGCCGTGCAAGCGTATTTCGCGAACCGGATCGTCGCCGTGGCGGGCGAAGAGTACCCGACCTTGATCAGCGCGCTTGGGCTGTTTGGTGTGAAAACGGAGGACGTGGGCGTCAAACTGGCCGGGGCGCTGGTGCGGGGCTTCCATGTCTATCTGCATGAAATAAGCGAGAACCCGGAACACGAGCGCCGCCAGGCCTTCGACGCCGCGGTATTCGGCTTTATCGACAAACTGAAACAGGACGAGGGTTTCCTCGAGCGAATTGACGAAGCCAAGCTGGCGCTGCTCCGCAGCCCTGCGCTATCGGCGCATATCGATCGTGTATGGGAATCGGCGCGCGAGCATCTGCTGCTGGGCCTGACGACACCGGGTTCGTCGTTGCGAGCGGGCCTGACCGACGCACTGGCGACGTTCGGCGACACGCTGTTGTCATCGCGCTCATGGTGCGACGCCTTGAACGCGCAATGCGCGCAGTTTGTGGCGGCGATCGCGCCCGCCTTGCGGGAAACCGTGGCGAATCATATCGCGCAGACGGTGCGCCAATGGGACGATGCGGTGCTGGTCCAGGAAGTGGAGCGCAGTGTGGGGAGCGATCTACAGTACATCCGGATCAACGGCACGATCGTCGGCGGCCTCGCCGGCGTGGCGATTCACGCAGTCACGACGATCTTCGCTTGA
- a CDS encoding LacI family DNA-binding transcriptional regulator, with protein sequence MSAPTISDVAKSAGVGKTSVSRFLNGETAALSPPLRARIENAIASLNYRPNQMARGLKRGRTRLVGVLLADLQNPFSVALIQGIEAACRECGLMPMICNAGNEVELENRFLDLLRTYRAEGLLVNPVGLPESALRNVVEGDIPVVLMDRKVEGIACDSVGLDNVSASKMLVTHLAASGFQSVAFVSEAWSSISSRRERESAVLAEARLNGMSVSSLVVDREDEQSIARIIDQMRESATRVRTALVAANGQTMLALALELARRRDVGLPGSDAPVAYRGADAPLGRLGLASFDDPDWAAMMTPGITTLRQPTFDIGARALYLLNDRLDTHAQAVREKASGRGNAASSPADTPRNMSFEAELIVRSSTHAAFALAG encoded by the coding sequence ATGAGTGCGCCCACGATCAGCGACGTCGCCAAGTCCGCCGGCGTCGGCAAGACCAGTGTCTCGCGCTTTCTGAACGGCGAGACGGCAGCCCTGTCGCCCCCCTTGCGCGCGCGCATCGAGAATGCGATTGCATCGTTGAACTATCGCCCCAATCAGATGGCGCGCGGACTGAAACGCGGTCGCACTCGCTTGGTCGGCGTACTGCTGGCGGATTTGCAGAATCCCTTCTCGGTGGCGCTGATACAGGGCATCGAAGCGGCCTGCCGTGAGTGCGGACTGATGCCGATGATCTGCAATGCCGGCAATGAAGTCGAGCTCGAAAACCGCTTTCTCGATCTGCTGCGGACTTATCGCGCGGAGGGTTTGCTGGTGAATCCGGTCGGCTTGCCCGAATCCGCGCTGCGCAACGTCGTCGAAGGCGATATCCCGGTGGTGTTGATGGATCGGAAGGTCGAGGGCATCGCCTGCGACAGCGTCGGTCTCGACAATGTGTCGGCATCCAAGATGTTGGTGACGCACCTTGCCGCGTCGGGGTTTCAGTCGGTCGCTTTCGTCAGTGAAGCCTGGTCCTCGATCAGCTCCCGTCGAGAACGCGAATCGGCCGTGCTGGCGGAGGCGCGTCTGAACGGCATGTCGGTATCGTCGCTCGTGGTCGACCGCGAGGACGAGCAAAGCATCGCCCGGATCATCGACCAGATGCGCGAGTCCGCCACGCGCGTTCGGACGGCGCTCGTCGCCGCTAACGGGCAGACGATGCTCGCACTGGCACTGGAACTCGCCCGCCGCCGCGACGTGGGTTTGCCAGGCAGCGATGCGCCGGTCGCGTATCGCGGCGCCGATGCCCCGCTCGGACGCCTTGGCTTGGCATCGTTCGACGACCCGGACTGGGCGGCGATGATGACGCCTGGCATCACGACGCTGCGTCAACCGACTTTCGATATCGGTGCGCGCGCGCTCTACTTGCTGAACGATCGCCTCGACACCCATGCGCAGGCCGTCCGCGAGAAAGCGTCTGGCCGCGGCAATGCCGCCTCCTCGCCCGCGGACACGCCGCGCAATATGTCGTTTGAAGCCGAACTGATCGTGCGTTCTTCCACCCACGCGGCTTTCGCTCTGGCAGGGTAA
- a CDS encoding D-glycerate dehydrogenase encodes MTTSSSKPRVVVYKPLPDAAMTKLASHFELLHVDTGGADGAAALKAALVDADGAIGSSVTIDADAVSGAHRLKVLSTVSVGIDKFDVADLTARGIILTHTPNVLTETTADLVFALLIGAARRVTELSDYVRSGAWEKSGRGIGPAQFAFDVHHKTLGVIGFGRIGQAVAKRGALGFGMKVLYTSPRHAHDAERAIGAERVSLDELLEKSDFVCLQAPLTEKTRHMMGAEQFAKMKRGAIIVNGGRGPLIDEAALAEALRSGHLGGAGLDVFDQEPLPASAPLLTFPNVLALPHAGSATQETRDAMAMDAVENLISVLVSGPPLNVANPDVLTSSAVAR; translated from the coding sequence ATGACCACTTCTTCCAGCAAGCCCCGCGTTGTCGTTTATAAACCGTTGCCGGATGCGGCAATGACCAAACTGGCCTCGCACTTCGAGCTGCTCCATGTCGATACCGGCGGTGCCGATGGCGCCGCGGCATTGAAGGCCGCCCTCGTCGATGCCGATGGCGCGATTGGATCCAGCGTCACGATCGATGCCGATGCGGTATCGGGTGCGCATCGCCTCAAGGTTCTCTCGACGGTATCGGTCGGCATCGACAAGTTCGATGTCGCGGACCTCACCGCACGCGGCATCATCCTGACGCATACGCCCAATGTGCTGACCGAGACGACGGCCGACCTCGTGTTCGCCTTGCTGATCGGCGCAGCACGGCGCGTCACGGAGCTCTCCGATTATGTGCGCAGCGGCGCATGGGAAAAATCCGGCCGTGGCATCGGGCCCGCGCAGTTCGCATTCGACGTGCATCACAAGACGCTCGGCGTCATCGGCTTTGGCCGTATTGGTCAGGCAGTGGCGAAGCGCGGCGCGCTCGGTTTCGGCATGAAGGTGCTCTATACGAGCCCCCGGCATGCACACGACGCCGAACGCGCCATCGGGGCCGAACGCGTGTCGCTCGACGAACTGCTCGAGAAATCCGATTTCGTCTGCCTGCAAGCGCCCTTGACGGAAAAGACGCGGCATATGATGGGCGCGGAACAGTTTGCAAAAATGAAACGCGGCGCGATTATCGTCAATGGCGGCCGCGGTCCGCTGATCGATGAAGCGGCCCTGGCCGAGGCGCTGCGCTCCGGGCATCTCGGTGGCGCCGGCCTCGATGTCTTCGATCAGGAACCGCTGCCGGCGAGTGCGCCGCTGCTGACCTTCCCGAATGTGCTGGCGCTGCCGCACGCCGGCTCCGCCACCCAGGAAACGCGCGATGCGATGGCGATGGATGCAGTCGAAAACCTGATCTCGGTATTGGTCTCGGGACCGCCGCTGAACGTGGCGAATCCCGACGTCCTGACCTCGTCGGCAGTGGCGCGATGA
- a CDS encoding MFS transporter yields the protein MPVIFITYSLAYLDRANYGFASAAGIEKDLHITPGISSLLGALFFLGYFFFQVPGAMYAERRSVKRLVFASLIAWGILAAATGMVDNVAILMAIRFLLGVVEAAVMPAMLIFISNWYTSRERSRANTYLILGNPVTILWMSVVSGYLVNSLGWRTMFIAEGVPAVIWAFLWWMIVQDKPRDAKWISDADKQRLEETLAAEQANLKPVRNYAEALRSRPVIVLSLLYFCWSIGVYGFVLWLPSILKNGAHVGLVATGWLSSLPYLAAALSMVTLAWWSDRTRARLRFVWPSLLVGAIAFAASYAVGQHVFWISYALLVVAGAAMYAPYGLFFAIVPELLPKNVAGGAMALINGMGALGSFVGSYAVGALNGATGNPAASYAFMAGALLIAVGLTFAVSGPRTAAAAKAGSDDALKHSSRHFS from the coding sequence ATGCCGGTGATTTTCATCACCTACAGCCTCGCGTATCTGGACCGTGCCAACTACGGCTTTGCATCGGCTGCCGGCATCGAGAAAGACCTGCATATCACGCCGGGCATTTCGTCCTTGCTGGGCGCCCTGTTTTTTCTGGGTTATTTCTTCTTCCAAGTGCCCGGCGCGATGTATGCCGAACGGCGCAGCGTAAAGCGGCTGGTCTTTGCGAGCCTGATCGCCTGGGGCATTCTGGCCGCCGCCACCGGAATGGTCGACAACGTCGCCATCTTGATGGCGATCCGCTTTTTGCTCGGCGTCGTCGAAGCTGCCGTGATGCCGGCCATGCTGATCTTCATTAGCAATTGGTACACGAGTCGCGAACGCTCGCGGGCGAATACCTATCTGATTCTGGGTAATCCGGTCACCATTTTGTGGATGTCGGTCGTGTCCGGTTATCTGGTGAACAGCCTCGGCTGGCGCACGATGTTTATCGCCGAAGGGGTACCGGCCGTAATCTGGGCCTTCCTCTGGTGGATGATCGTCCAGGACAAACCGCGCGACGCGAAATGGATCTCCGACGCCGATAAGCAGCGCCTCGAAGAGACGTTAGCTGCCGAACAAGCCAATCTGAAGCCGGTCCGGAACTATGCCGAAGCATTGCGATCACGCCCGGTGATCGTACTGTCGCTGCTGTATTTCTGCTGGAGCATCGGCGTCTACGGCTTCGTCCTGTGGTTGCCGTCGATTCTTAAAAACGGCGCGCACGTGGGCCTGGTCGCCACCGGCTGGTTGTCGTCGCTGCCCTATCTCGCCGCCGCGCTATCGATGGTCACGCTGGCTTGGTGGTCCGATCGGACACGGGCGCGCCTGCGCTTTGTCTGGCCTTCGTTGCTGGTGGGAGCGATCGCTTTCGCGGCATCGTATGCGGTAGGACAGCACGTCTTCTGGATTTCGTATGCGCTGCTCGTCGTCGCGGGCGCCGCGATGTACGCGCCGTATGGCCTGTTCTTCGCGATCGTGCCGGAGTTGCTGCCCAAGAACGTGGCGGGCGGTGCGATGGCCTTGATTAACGGCATGGGCGCGCTCGGTTCCTTCGTCGGGTCCTATGCGGTTGGCGCGTTGAACGGCGCCACCGGCAACCCCGCTGCGTCCTATGCCTTTATGGCAGGCGCATTATTGATTGCCGTCGGCTTGACGTTCGCCGTTTCCGGACCCCGCACCGCCGCCGCTGCAAAAGCCGGCTCGGATGACGCATTGAAGCATTCTTCTAGGCACTTTTCCTGA
- a CDS encoding sugar kinase, with protein sequence MSSVPSTTPLHNAPIDFLTYGEAMTLFVAETPGDLALVERFSRRIAGADLNVAIGLSRLGYRVGYLSRVGNDSFGRHVLATLAQENIDASHVTVDDRYRTGFQLKEKAQRGADPITEYFRKGSAASHLSEDDFDIAYIDRAKALHLTGIAPAISESSRALAFKLARHFRAAGKPISFDPNLRPSLWPSQQVMIDTLNQLADLADWVLPGLGEGTLLTGAETPEGIADFYLKRGAKGVVVKLGETGAFYACADGTQGRVAATPVAEVIDTVGAGDGFAVGVISALAAGKTAREAATRGARIGALQVQVVGDSEGLPTTDQLTQLERDASAQETQNAIASIE encoded by the coding sequence ATGTCATCCGTACCTTCCACGACTCCCCTGCACAACGCGCCGATCGACTTTCTGACCTATGGCGAGGCCATGACGCTATTTGTCGCCGAAACGCCGGGCGACCTGGCGCTGGTCGAGCGCTTTTCGCGCCGAATCGCGGGGGCAGACCTGAATGTCGCGATCGGCCTGTCCCGTCTGGGCTATCGCGTGGGCTATCTGAGCCGCGTGGGGAACGACTCCTTCGGCCGTCATGTCTTGGCGACGCTGGCACAAGAAAACATCGACGCCAGCCATGTCACCGTCGACGATCGCTATCGCACCGGCTTTCAGTTGAAGGAGAAGGCCCAGCGCGGTGCCGATCCGATCACCGAATACTTCCGGAAAGGATCGGCCGCGAGTCATTTAAGCGAGGACGATTTTGATATCGCTTACATCGATCGCGCCAAAGCCTTGCATCTGACCGGCATCGCACCGGCCATCTCGGAAAGCTCGCGGGCATTGGCGTTCAAGCTGGCCCGGCACTTCCGCGCGGCCGGCAAGCCGATTTCCTTCGATCCGAATCTGCGACCGTCGCTGTGGCCATCGCAGCAGGTCATGATCGACACCTTGAATCAGCTTGCTGATCTCGCCGACTGGGTGCTCCCTGGCCTCGGTGAAGGCACGCTGTTGACCGGCGCCGAGACGCCGGAGGGCATCGCCGATTTCTATTTGAAGCGCGGCGCGAAGGGCGTGGTCGTGAAATTAGGCGAGACTGGCGCGTTTTATGCGTGTGCCGATGGAACACAAGGCCGCGTGGCTGCCACCCCGGTGGCCGAAGTGATCGACACCGTTGGGGCCGGCGACGGCTTTGCGGTAGGCGTCATCAGTGCGCTTGCCGCCGGCAAGACCGCGCGCGAGGCGGCAACACGAGGCGCGCGGATCGGCGCCCTGCAGGTGCAGGTGGTAGGAGATAGCGAAGGGCTTCCCACCACGGACCAGTTGACGCAACTCGAGCGCGACGCGTCGGCACAGGAGACCCAAAATGCAATCGCCTCAATCGAGTGA
- the alr gene encoding alanine racemase, with protein MPRPIVARIHTHALAHNLAVARACAPRSRVWAVVKANAYGHDIAHAFPGLKQADGIALLDMDEAVRLRELGWTGPILLLEGIFEMRDWEVVEAYGLTTAIHHEDHLRMLAERRPTQPLPIYLKMNSGMNRLGFTPDAYRDAYARARDTSAIGPITLMTHFATADGPQGVSAQMTVFDQTANGLPGERSLSNSAATLWHANAHGDWVRPGIMLYGAAPSGIAADTAGRLKPAMSLVSRLLSVQTLRPGDTLGYGATFTAKGAMRIGVVACGYADGYPRTAPEGTPVVVDGVRTRVVGRVSMDMLTVDLTPCPNAGVGAAVELWGTQLPIDDVAQACGTIGYELMTAVTARVARVSDDTSPTV; from the coding sequence TTGCCCCGCCCTATCGTTGCCCGTATCCATACGCACGCTCTCGCCCATAACCTCGCGGTCGCGCGCGCCTGCGCGCCGCGCAGTCGCGTGTGGGCCGTCGTCAAGGCGAACGCCTATGGACACGATATTGCCCATGCCTTCCCTGGCTTGAAACAAGCCGACGGCATCGCGCTGCTGGATATGGACGAGGCGGTACGGTTGCGCGAATTGGGATGGACCGGCCCGATTCTGCTTCTCGAAGGCATCTTCGAGATGCGGGACTGGGAGGTCGTCGAGGCCTATGGGCTGACGACGGCGATTCATCACGAAGATCATTTGCGGATGTTGGCCGAGCGTCGTCCGACGCAGCCGCTGCCGATCTATCTGAAGATGAACAGCGGTATGAACCGACTCGGTTTCACCCCCGACGCGTATCGCGACGCTTACGCACGCGCACGCGACACGTCCGCTATCGGCCCAATCACGCTGATGACGCACTTCGCCACCGCCGACGGACCACAGGGCGTTTCGGCGCAAATGACGGTCTTCGACCAAACGGCGAACGGCTTGCCCGGCGAACGCTCGCTCAGCAATTCGGCGGCAACGCTATGGCATGCGAACGCCCACGGTGATTGGGTACGGCCCGGCATCATGCTCTACGGCGCCGCGCCCAGCGGCATCGCCGCCGATACGGCAGGTCGCCTGAAGCCGGCCATGTCGCTAGTAAGTCGCCTGTTGTCGGTGCAGACGCTGCGGCCCGGCGATACGCTCGGCTATGGCGCGACGTTCACTGCCAAGGGCGCGATGCGGATCGGCGTCGTTGCCTGCGGTTATGCCGACGGCTATCCGCGCACGGCCCCCGAAGGCACGCCGGTCGTCGTCGATGGCGTGCGCACGCGGGTGGTGGGCCGGGTGTCGATGGATATGCTGACCGTCGATCTGACACCCTGCCCGAACGCCGGCGTAGGTGCTGCGGTCGAACTGTGGGGCACGCAGCTGCCAATCGACGACGTGGCGCAAGCGTGCGGCACGATCGGCTATGAATTGATGACGGCCGTCACCGCGCGCGTGGCCCGCGTCTCCGACGATACTTCCCCCACCGTATAA